The window GACGCGACTCGCAATCGAGATTCAGAAGATACGCGACGCGAACCACTCCCGCGAGACGAAACCATACGAACTCACGAACGAGGGAATCAGCGTCTACCGGCAGGCGAATATTTTCTAAGACCCACCGTTTACCGTTCGGAGTCACCAGAGGTGGCCCGCTATTCGCGTGCGACCCCACTGTTATCCGCGTGCATCACCTATTCTGGTATATGGCAGATGATAAACAGGGCAGAGATGAGCAAGCGGACCGTAAAGAGGAACGTCAGCGTGAGCGGGAGATAGAGGAGGCCCGGGCCCGCGGCGATGAAAAGGAACCGATGGGTGATGACCCAAGTGGGCGACTTGGTCATCTCGATGAAGCACTCGAATCTCACGACTACCCAGCCACGACAAATGAGTTGGTCGAGGCCTATGGTGAGTACGAACTCGAAACACAGAGCGGTGAGAAATCCCTCGAGGACGTACTCTCTTCGACTAAAGACCAAACGTACGATTCAGCCGACGACGTTCGCAGACGGGTACTGGGACTCATAGGCCGATAGTACAACGAATCCAACACACTCATCTTGCAGGTTGACTGCCTGTGCTGAGATACGCTTCGTCTGTCGTTCCCTCTCCTTGAACTCACCCTCTCTATTCAGCATGCAACGTCTGTCAGTTGTTGAGTGTCTCAACAGCGCCACTCGATGCTGTCGACGCCCAGCAACGCAGTCAGACCGCCTCTCCGACTTCGTCGCCCACTCGTGAGCGCCGCTCTCGCGGAACCGCGAGGACGAACTTGATGGCCAGCGTCGCGGCGATGGCCGCCGGCAGGACCGTGAACACGATGACGAGCACCGATACGGTAACCTCGCCTTCAGTGAAGAGGAGGAACGTCGCGAGCGTGAGCGTCGGCGCGAGAACCGCACCGAACACGAGACTGACTCCTGCGAGGGTGTACCCCCACTGTCGCCCTCGCCAGAGCCAGATTCCACTGACGACGAGTGCCGGAACGACGACGGTGAGGTCGAGGAAGTGTGAAATCATCGCCTGTGGGCCGACTTCCGCGACGAGGAGTGGTTCCGTCCCGGTGAGCGTGGCGGGAACGACTTCGGAGAGCCACAAGAAGGCGAGTCCGAGGGCAATCACGACCAAGAACGCGCCGTAGACTCGTCCCGAGACGCGCCCAGATAACTGGTCGTGAACCTCCTCCGCGTCGGTGGTCACGACGCCGCCCACGAACGTGAACAGCGAGAGCGAAAAGAGGGCGGCGTACCCGAGGAAGAACTCGTTGAACGCCACCTGCAGGCCGATAGACGCCCACATGTACGTCATGTACGCGAGTGACCCGAGCCAGACGATGCGTCCCCGGAGCGACCCACGCACAGTAAACCAGAGGCCGAGTGCTACCACGGGGACGCCGACTGCGAGCATCATCAGGTCCTGTGCGAAGTACGTCGGGAGGAGTGCGGGTGCGTCGTTGTAGTGTCCCGGTCTGAAGAGTCCGAGGAGGGCTGAAACGACAGATAGCACGACGAGTACGCTCGTCGTGACGACCTGCCAGCGTCGAATGGATGTCGTCATCGGTGAACCACCACTGAGTGATACGTCGAAGAGCAGGATAACCCAGTTCGACGGTCCCCGGAGGGTGAGAACGTCGGCGCAGCGGAACGTATTCACTCAGGGTGCGCCCGGTGCGAGAAGGTGAGGGGGGAGGGAACGTGTCCGAGGGTGGTGTGGAACGTGCCCGAAGTAGGGGGAGAGGTTGGAACGTGTCCGAGGGGGCGTCTCCCTGCTCAGTCGTCAGCAGGTGCGGCAGGTGCCTCGTGTTCTGGCGCGAAGTCTTCGTAGTGGACGACTTCGTCGACGGGGCGACGGTACTTGGCCTCGGCCTGCAGTTCGCCGGCGTCTTCGGCGGGGATACCCATCGTCATGAGCATGACCGGTTCGTACTGCTCGCCGTCGATGTCGAACGCGTCGAGGACGGCGTCGGGGTCGAACCCACCGATGGGGCAGGTGGCGACACCCTCGTCCCACGCGGCGTGCATGAGTGCCATCGCGACCAGTGACGTAGAGCGAACGGTCCAGACGCGGCGCTCCTGTTCTGGCAGGTCCGCCATGCCGGCGATGTTTTCGAGGATGCCGTCGCGGACCTCCTCGTTCGGGAGGTAGCCCTTTTCGAGCATATCGTCGGCGACGGTTTCTGCGTGTGCCTCGGGGTCTTTGTTGCCCAGGACGATGACCGACGCGGCGGCACCCGTGACGTGTTCTTGGTCGTAGGAAGCCTCGCGCAGGGCCGCTTTGGTCTCGTCTTCCCGGAGGACGACGAACTCCCACGGCTGAAGGTTGTAACTCGACGGTGCCTGAATCGCGTTCTCGAAGATTGTCTCGAGCGTTTCGTCGTCGAGCGGTTCGTCAGCGTATTCGTGGACCGAACGACGAGTCGTCACGACCTCTGTGAAGTCCATCGTTCCCCTCCAAGGACGATACGATAATAGGGCGTTGCAATGCGGGCTAAACCGCCGATTCCAGTGTGTTCGCAGGCCTCATTCCACTGATTTCACCAGGTGACACTCGTGTCACTTGGGCCGGGGTGCTTCACCGGACAATCGTCACCGGAACTGGTGCGCGACGGACGACTTCTTCGGCGACACTCCCGAGAACGAATCGTGAGACACCGGTCCGTCCGTGACTCCCCATCACGACGTGGTCGTAGTCCGCCTCTTCGCTACTCAACACGTCCACGATGGTCTTCGCAGGATTCCCAACGTCGATGACGTCATCGGCCATCCGGTCGTCGTCGACGAGGCCCACTTCCGCTTTCACCTCGGCGAACGTCTCGCGCGCCTCGCGTTTCTCGTCTTGGTACCACTCCTCGGACCCGCTGAGTGCTCGTTCTCGATAGTCGGCGTCTGCGGGGTTGATGACTTTCAAGAGCGTGAATCGAGCGTTCGGCCACTCCGAGACGGCGAACCGAAGCGCAGCGACAGACTGCGGTGACCCATCGACGGGGACGAGGACGTGTTCGGCCATATCTTCGCCTACTCGGCAGGAGGACAAAAACCGCCCGGCGAAACGGGTGCCGCCACCGTTGTCACGTGGACGCGCTGTCGTTCTATCGTCAGTCGCCGTGCCGCGTCACGCAGGTCGACAGGCCCTTCAGTTCGACTGGTTCGGAGTTGTCCGGCGAGTAGACGACCATCTGACCCTTCTCCATGTACGGCACCTTGTCTTCGAGGTTCGGCGGGATGTTGACGCTCTTGATGGCGTCTTCGTCGCCGAGGTTGAGGACGACTTTCGTGTTGATTTGCTTGAAGACGGAGTCGGCGATGTCCTGTGGGTCCTGCGTGATGAGGAACAACCCGAGTCGCTCTTTTCGGCCCTGTTTAGCCGCCTCGGTGAACTTCTCAATGACCTTCCGCGCCTGCACGGTGTCGGCGTTGGTCAAGAAGTTGTGCGCCTCGTCCATCCCGAGGACCAGCGGTGTCTCCTTGATTCGCTCGCTGGTCGGGTCGTTCGAGAGTTTGTCGTCGATGAGGAGTGCAGAGACGGCGAGGACGAACAGTTCTTTCGCCCGACTCGACGAGAGGTGGTACGTTGGGACGACGGTCAATCCGCCGGGACGGACGAGTTCGTGGTCGAGGTCCGTGATGGGTCGTGCGTCTTGGTCGAACACGCCGTTCGGGACGCCGCGAACCCGACGTTTCACCGCGTCGAACGTGGCCTCGTGGACGCGACCCGACTCGTCGAGTTCCTCTTTGAGCGCGGGGTCGTCGAGGAACGTCAGGAACTCGCGGTAGGTTCCGCTGTCGCCGTAGTTGCGGAAGAAGCGGTTGAGGAGTTCCAGCAACGCCGGGTACTGGTTGTCGTTGAGGCTACTGCCGGCGACCAACCACGGCAGGTCGCGGGCCATCGAGAAGGGGATGGTGAACTCCAACTGCTCCGCCCTGTGGTTCGACCCGGGGTACGACGACCCGTCCATCTTCGGGACGAGTGCGAGCGTGTCGTCGTGCCCGCCGTGGGCGATACCTTCACGCTCGTAGCGTCGGGCGGTTTCGTCGTCCATGTCCGGGTTGTCGTCGTGCATCTGTGCGTACTCGTCTTGCGGGTCGAACTGGACGACTGCGGTCTGCACCTGGCGCCCGTCGTCCATCTCGTAAGTGCGCTCCGACGAGAGGTACTGCCGAAGCATGTTCTTCGACCCGTGCGTCTTTCCGGACCCCGTCCCCCCGGCGACGAGCGTGTGTCGAAACACGAGTGGGTCACCGTCGGTGTAGTCGTCTTTCAGTCGGTAGTCGATGGTCGGCGGTTGGGCCGCCGTTCTGACTTTCTCCCCACCGACGGAGAGGTGGCCGAGGAAGACACCGGCTTCGGGAATCTTCAGGCCGGTCTTGATTTGCGTCGCGTCGTCTGCTTCACCCACCGTCGCGCCGGGTTTGGGCACGCGGTCCACCATCCGGCGCTTGAGGTCGCCGCGGTCCGAAAAGAGGACGGCGATGGGTTCGAGTTCGGCCATGAACTTGTAGTCGCGTTCTTCGAACTCGTCGGATGGGCGGCGCATCGCACGCCGCGCGTGAATCTCGGTGGCGTCGTCGGCCTGGAACTCCTGGGCGTATTCGAGGCCGACGATGCGACAGAACAGCAGTTCGTCGTCGGGGTAGGGGACGATGAGGTACTTCCCGAGGCGGACGTGTTCGCGGTTCCCGGCCGTGACGAACGCACGGAGCGTCGTCCGTTCGTGGTCTTCGGAGACGCGGAGGCCCTGTGAGACGGCTATCGCGCCGACACCGCGTTCGGTGCCGACGGGGTCGGCGTCGTACTCCTCGAACTGGAGGTCACCGCCAGTGCCTGCGCCTGCCTCGGCAGTGGACGACGCGGACTCGTCGTCCGTCTGGTGGGTCTCGGTGTCGTCGTCACCCGAGGGGCGTCGACCCTCGCGTTCGTCTCGGTCCGTCCCGTCGGTGTCGTCGCCGACGTAGTCGTTGAAGTCCCCCAGGTCGGTCATGTTCCAACGCTTGCAGGCGGTGTGTAAAAATCCTCACGTCGCCGAGGCGGCCCGGTGGCGTCGCACGTTCGACCACCGGTATTGCCGTGCGCTCTCGTGCGTGTGTCACGTTCCCGCGGACGACTTTTCTGTGTCGAATCCGTATAGCACGCATGCTTCTCGTCCGCGGCCACGGTGGTGGGACGGCGCTCACCGGAACCATCTTCGAACGAGGTGAGGAAGCGCCGACGTATCGCGGTGCGCCCAACGAAGATGCGCCCTACGTCTGGGTCTGCGACGAGTTCTACGAAGTCGAAAGCGGTGGGAGTGAGACGGTCATCGACGGCCGGACGATTCGAGTCGCGTTCGACACGCCACTCCCGCGAGGATTCGACACCCGCGAACAGGCGCTGACGGCCGCAAAAGAACATATCCGGACCCAGTTCGCACGCGTCGGCGTCGACAGCGATGCGGTTCGAATCGAAGTCATCAGACCCGACGAAGAGGGACGACCGGAGGAGACGACGTGACTTACTCGTCTTCGTCCACCCAGCGGATGTTGTCGTAGCTTTTCATCAGGTCCGACCCGAGTTTCTCCGCGAGTTTTCGTCTGAGGGCGGCCTTCTCGCCGACGCTCACCCGCGCCAGTTCGTCTGCTTTCTCGACTGCGAGTGGCGGTCCACGCGTCGCCGCGACGTCGCGCACGACGTGGCGCATCAGTTTCTCTCGCGTCGCTTCGTCCTTGGTGAACGCGTAGGGTGCCTCGACTCGGTAACAGACGTCGGTTCGCGGGTCGTACAGCACGAAGAACGTGACCGTGTAGTCTGCCGGGTCGAGGTGTCGTTCGACGCCGAACGCGTCGCCATCGGCGCTCATCTGCCGGTCCGACCCGCCGCGAGAGACGAACCAGTTCGTAAACGTCAGCGCGTCGGTCCGCCTGTCGTCTCCGTCTGGCCCCTCGTGTCGTTCGAGGAGTCTGACGAAGAACGAGGCGTCGTCGACCCACGGGACGTCGCCCGACCCGTTCTCGCGGAAGTGTCTCTGTACCGTGCGAACGATGTGCTTCGCGCCGGGGTTCTTGACGAACCCAGTGATGGGAACGTCGCGCTCGACGAATCGCTCGACGAGACGGACGTAGTTCTCGACGATGGCTGTCGGTTTCGCGTCGCGGGCGAGGTCCTTGAGTTCCGCGTCGCGGTCCCGCCAGTTCAGGAGTTGCTTCGGGTAGAGTGGCCCGTCGAGGACGAGGAGGTCCGACACGTCGTCGGCGTGTTCGAGTGCGTGGGCGCTCTCTGCGAGGTACAACGAGAGCGCGTGGACGACGCCCTCGGCGTAGCGGTTGACTCGGGGCGCGCGGAGAATACGTCTGCGGGCGTACCCCTCGTCGGACTTGTGCCACTCGTCGGTATCGAAGACGGAGAACGAGTCACGGGTGTGCACGGTCATGACGATAGACCGCGAGCGGTGGAGGTCGAGGTCAGACGGTTCGGCCGCCATCGCGGCGTGGGCCACGTCGAGGACGAGGCCGTTCTTGAACGTCGTCGGGTTGATGGTCCCCGAGTCGAGGCCGTGGACCGTCGGAAACGGTGCGTCGACGAGTGCAACGTCGTCGATGGCCGCCGCGTGGAGGCGTTGCTCGCCGACCGGTTCGACGATTGGATTCTCACCATCGACCGGCACGAGTGGGTCTAACCACGATTCCCAGACCGTCCGTGCGAGGTCCTCGTAGTCGGTGTCGTCGACCGAGTCGGCGATGGAACTCGCCATGGAGGCGATGTCGTCCACGTGGACGGGGTCGAGGGTCATACCTCGGCGTCGTCGCCGACGGTGAAAAATCCGACCGTCTTCTGACCCGTGGGAGATAGCTCGGTCCCGGCACGCTCATATCACTTCGTTTCCAAGCTTCCGGTGACGATGTCAGTCAGCGCGGTCGGGTTCGACCTCGACTACACACTCGCCGTCCCCACACGGGACCGCGAGACAATCCTCTCTGAGGCCGCGGCAGCGGCGGGTGCACCGCCACTCTCTCGAGAGGCGTATCTCCGGGCACACCAAGAGAACCTCACGCGCGAGACGCGCGCGCCGATTTTCGAGGACCTGCTCGCCGAACACGACTCCGCCGTCGACCCAGAACACGTCGCGACGGCGTACCGGGAGCGCATCACGGATGCAGTCGTCCCTGTCGGCGGCGTCGAAGCGATGCTCACCGGTCTCCGGACGACGTACCGAGTCGGTCTCTTGACCAACGGTCCAGTCGTCGCACAGGAGGACAAAATCGACAAACTCGGGTGGCGAGACCACTTCGATACGGCGCTCGTGACCGGTGCACTTCCCGCGGGAAAACCGGACGTTCGGTCCTTCGAAGCGCTCCTCGATGGCCTCGATACCTCACCCGAAGAGACCGTCTACGTCGGCGATAGCGTCCACCACGACATCGCCGGCGCGTACGATGCCGGAATGCTTCCGGTGCAGGTCGTCGGTTCTGACTGCGACGACCCGGACCCGCGTGCTATCGCGCACATCCCGCGCGAGACGTTGCCGACCAGACTCCCAGAACTCCTCGCAGACCTGTAATCACGCCGTTTCGGCGTGGTCGGTATCGCTGTCTTCTCCCGTCCCATCTGCACCGTCGGCCTCGAGCGCTGCGACCAGTGCGCGGAAGGCAGGAAGCGTCCACTTGACCTGCGCACCGTCTTCGACGAACACGAGCGTTCGCGGCGGGCGGACAGCCTTGGGTCGAACCCGAAGGCCCTGTTCACCGGCCGCCTCAGCGGTCACGTCGGGGTGCGAGACGAACTCGATGCGTGCTCGGTCGGGTTGGACGTACACTTCGGCGACGCGCGTGTCGTTCGCTGCAACCGCGTACGCGAAGGCACCGTCGTCGGTCGGTTCCACGTCGGGGTCGGCATCGACCACCGAGAGCATCGCGAACGCTGCTTCGTGGCCGGTCAGTTCGGAGGCGAGTAGTTGCGCGATGCGTGTCCCGTCGGCGAGTCTGTCGACGACCATACTCCTCGTTCGGCGGCGAGTGGTTTCGGGGTGTCGCTTCGAGAGCAGTGTGAAGCGCGTCTATCCGGACAGACCGTGCTTCGCCTTCGACGCCGCTTCGTCCACGTCCACGTCTTTCTCGCGGGCGAAGAGAACGGCGGCGGCCTCTGCGGTCACGCCGAGATTCGACTGGCGTTCGTTGATGCCGGCAACGGCCGCCTGCTTTTCGATGCCGGCGGCGACGCAGGCGTCGAGAATCTGCTCGAAGGCAGACTGCTCGCGAAGGACAGATGCGTCGGGTTCGAACTCTTCGGGAATCTGGACGTCGGCGGGGTCGAATGCCGCGACGACGTCGCCGTCGTCGCGTTCGACGAGTCCGCGACCTGCGGCGAGGTCGATGAGGCGCTTGGCTTGGTCGGGTGAGAACCAGTCGCGGTCGAGGGACAGGGCGACGACGAACTCGCCTTCGCCCAGTCGGGTCGACCCGTGCTGACGGAAGGGGACGGCGACGGTGACGTCGAGACTCATCGGTTCGACGGCGGGTGCGGGTGAACTAAACGGTTTGTGTTGCTCGCGGCGGTCTCAGAGCGTGCTGTGGCACCACTTGACGAGAGTTGATTCGAGCGATTCAAGTAGTCACCGAGGTTTTTACCCCGTATGAAGGACCAAGGACGCTCCAAGCGGAAGCGGACCGGTGGACGGCTCAAGCCGTCTTCGAACAAGAAGCGCTACCAGCTGGGTCGAGAACCCGCCGCGACGACGGTTGGCGAACCCCGATTCCAGGTCATCGACTCCCGCGGTAACAACGAGAAGCTCCGCATGCTCTCGACCAACGTCGCGCAGGTCGCCGACGGTGCCGAGGTCACGGAAGCCGACATCGAAGGTGTCGTCGACAACCCGTCGAACGTCAACTACGCTCGCCGGAACATCATCACGAAGGGTTCCATCATCGACACGAGCGCCGGTCGCGCCCGCGTCACGTCCCGACCCGGACAGGACGGTCAGGTCAACGCAGTTCTCGTCGAAGAGTAACCTCTTTCACCGCGTCGAGATTCGACGCGGCCCCGTTTTTGCAGGCTGAGCGACAGCGACGCGTACGCGTGGGTACTGCACGTCGACCCCTGTCGAAATCGTTCGCAACCGAGAAAAACTGCGATAGCGTACTGTTCGGGGAGCGGTGGGGCCCGTTCAGGGCGTCGGTGCGGCCTTCTGGAGTGCCGTCTCGGCGATGTTGCCACCGTAGTCGGCGCTCCGCGAGACGGAGTCGACGACGAGGCCGAGCAGTTGTGCACGGCCCGGGTCGAGGTCACGGAGGAGTTCGTCGATTTTACGGGCGCGTTCGTCGATTTCCTGCACCGCCTCGCGGGACTCGTTCGCGAGACGGGTCGCTTCGTTGCTGTCTTCGGCGAAGAGGGCGTCCATACCGCCGTTGACGACTTTCTTCGACTCTTCGAACAGTTCCTCGATGGCCGCGATAATCTCTTCGCTCACCGGTTGTTCGAAGTTCAACGAGAGGTGTGCAATCTTCGTCGCGTGGTCGCCGATGCGTTCGAGTTGGCGCGCCGCGGACTGGTAGTCGAAACAGACCTCACGGGGGAGGCCGAGTTCCTCGGCGGCCTTCGGGGTGCGGAGCGTCGCACGGAAGATTCGGGAGACGACCATCCAGAGGCGGTCCACGTCGTCGTCGCGCTGAATGACGTCGTGGGCGAGGTCTTCGTCCATCTCTGCGATGGCGGCGATGGCGTCTTCGAGCATCGAGAGGGCGATGAGTCGCATGCGCGTGACCGCGTTGTGGATGGAGAGTTCCGACGAGTCGAGGAGGTCACGGATGACGACGCGGTCACGGGTCTCTTCGAGAACTTCGAGGCCGACGAGGCTCTGGGTGGCCTCCCGGATAGTCCGGCGCTGGTCGGTCGTGATTCGTCCACTCTCCAGCGCGATGATGTCGAACCCGCTGACGTACATCGTCATGACCGCGCGCGTGAGTTCGTCACCTTCGAGGTTCGAGATGTCGAGCGTCCCTTCGGTTCGTTCCTCTTCGGACCGCGGCGTCAAGAACAGCGAGTCGCCCTCGGGATAGAACTCGACTTCGCTCCCGGCGGAGACGCCGTTCTCGGTCGCCCAGTCTTTGGGAATAGAGACAGTGTAGGTGGAACCGCCCGTCACCTGCACCTTTCGGGTTTCGACCATACGCGTCTCTGGACCTCATCGCACAATAAAACTGTCTATACCTATATACTAATTGAACGGATTACCATCTAGGTACGAGAACAGACGAAATTGGGCCGTATTTCTCGACTGTTCCGACTGCTCTGGAGTCGGACGTGGTCGTTCATATCCCCGTACAGCAGTAC is drawn from Haloferax litoreum and contains these coding sequences:
- a CDS encoding DUF5789 family protein, with protein sequence MADDKQGRDEQADRKEERQREREIEEARARGDEKEPMGDDPSGRLGHLDEALESHDYPATTNELVEAYGEYELETQSGEKSLEDVLSSTKDQTYDSADDVRRRVLGLIGR
- a CDS encoding nitroreductase family protein, whose product is MDFTEVVTTRRSVHEYADEPLDDETLETIFENAIQAPSSYNLQPWEFVVLREDETKAALREASYDQEHVTGAAASVIVLGNKDPEAHAETVADDMLEKGYLPNEEVRDGILENIAGMADLPEQERRVWTVRSTSLVAMALMHAAWDEGVATCPIGGFDPDAVLDAFDIDGEQYEPVMLMTMGIPAEDAGELQAEAKYRRPVDEVVHYEDFAPEHEAPAAPADD
- a CDS encoding universal stress protein — its product is MAEHVLVPVDGSPQSVAALRFAVSEWPNARFTLLKVINPADADYRERALSGSEEWYQDEKREARETFAEVKAEVGLVDDDRMADDVIDVGNPAKTIVDVLSSEEADYDHVVMGSHGRTGVSRFVLGSVAEEVVRRAPVPVTIVR
- a CDS encoding ATP-binding protein, whose translation is MTDLGDFNDYVGDDTDGTDRDEREGRRPSGDDDTETHQTDDESASSTAEAGAGTGGDLQFEEYDADPVGTERGVGAIAVSQGLRVSEDHERTTLRAFVTAGNREHVRLGKYLIVPYPDDELLFCRIVGLEYAQEFQADDATEIHARRAMRRPSDEFEERDYKFMAELEPIAVLFSDRGDLKRRMVDRVPKPGATVGEADDATQIKTGLKIPEAGVFLGHLSVGGEKVRTAAQPPTIDYRLKDDYTDGDPLVFRHTLVAGGTGSGKTHGSKNMLRQYLSSERTYEMDDGRQVQTAVVQFDPQDEYAQMHDDNPDMDDETARRYEREGIAHGGHDDTLALVPKMDGSSYPGSNHRAEQLEFTIPFSMARDLPWLVAGSSLNDNQYPALLELLNRFFRNYGDSGTYREFLTFLDDPALKEELDESGRVHEATFDAVKRRVRGVPNGVFDQDARPITDLDHELVRPGGLTVVPTYHLSSSRAKELFVLAVSALLIDDKLSNDPTSERIKETPLVLGMDEAHNFLTNADTVQARKVIEKFTEAAKQGRKERLGLFLITQDPQDIADSVFKQINTKVVLNLGDEDAIKSVNIPPNLEDKVPYMEKGQMVVYSPDNSEPVELKGLSTCVTRHGD
- a CDS encoding DUF7113 family protein; the protein is MLLVRGHGGGTALTGTIFERGEEAPTYRGAPNEDAPYVWVCDEFYEVESGGSETVIDGRTIRVAFDTPLPRGFDTREQALTAAKEHIRTQFARVGVDSDAVRIEVIRPDEEGRPEETT
- a CDS encoding DNA double-strand break repair nuclease NurA — translated: MTLDPVHVDDIASMASSIADSVDDTDYEDLARTVWESWLDPLVPVDGENPIVEPVGEQRLHAAAIDDVALVDAPFPTVHGLDSGTINPTTFKNGLVLDVAHAAMAAEPSDLDLHRSRSIVMTVHTRDSFSVFDTDEWHKSDEGYARRRILRAPRVNRYAEGVVHALSLYLAESAHALEHADDVSDLLVLDGPLYPKQLLNWRDRDAELKDLARDAKPTAIVENYVRLVERFVERDVPITGFVKNPGAKHIVRTVQRHFRENGSGDVPWVDDASFFVRLLERHEGPDGDDRRTDALTFTNWFVSRGGSDRQMSADGDAFGVERHLDPADYTVTFFVLYDPRTDVCYRVEAPYAFTKDEATREKLMRHVVRDVAATRGPPLAVEKADELARVSVGEKAALRRKLAEKLGSDLMKSYDNIRWVDEDE
- a CDS encoding HAD family hydrolase, with protein sequence MSVSAVGFDLDYTLAVPTRDRETILSEAAAAAGAPPLSREAYLRAHQENLTRETRAPIFEDLLAEHDSAVDPEHVATAYRERITDAVVPVGGVEAMLTGLRTTYRVGLLTNGPVVAQEDKIDKLGWRDHFDTALVTGALPAGKPDVRSFEALLDGLDTSPEETVYVGDSVHHDIAGAYDAGMLPVQVVGSDCDDPDPRAIAHIPRETLPTRLPELLADL
- a CDS encoding DUF2240 family protein — protein: MSLDVTVAVPFRQHGSTRLGEGEFVVALSLDRDWFSPDQAKRLIDLAAGRGLVERDDGDVVAAFDPADVQIPEEFEPDASVLREQSAFEQILDACVAAGIEKQAAVAGINERQSNLGVTAEAAAVLFAREKDVDVDEAASKAKHGLSG
- a CDS encoding 30S ribosomal protein S8e, coding for MKDQGRSKRKRTGGRLKPSSNKKRYQLGREPAATTVGEPRFQVIDSRGNNEKLRMLSTNVAQVADGAEVTEADIEGVVDNPSNVNYARRNIITKGSIIDTSAGRARVTSRPGQDGQVNAVLVEE
- a CDS encoding phosphate uptake regulator PhoU, which gives rise to MVETRKVQVTGGSTYTVSIPKDWATENGVSAGSEVEFYPEGDSLFLTPRSEEERTEGTLDISNLEGDELTRAVMTMYVSGFDIIALESGRITTDQRRTIREATQSLVGLEVLEETRDRVVIRDLLDSSELSIHNAVTRMRLIALSMLEDAIAAIAEMDEDLAHDVIQRDDDVDRLWMVVSRIFRATLRTPKAAEELGLPREVCFDYQSAARQLERIGDHATKIAHLSLNFEQPVSEEIIAAIEELFEESKKVVNGGMDALFAEDSNEATRLANESREAVQEIDERARKIDELLRDLDPGRAQLLGLVVDSVSRSADYGGNIAETALQKAAPTP